From Ancylomarina subtilis:
TCGATAAATTTAAGTTCGATTCGCTTATAAACCCGGCTAAAAATACAACTGAGGGCAAAGACAGAAGCAAAAATAAAAAAGAAACTTGTTAATTGCTGAATCGAGGCACAGTCGTGACTTGTATGGGAGTGTGAATTCCCATTGTTATTGGTGTGAAAAGGGTGTGCATGAACCAATAGACTCCCATTGGCTTGTTTGTGGATATGCAGGTTGAATAAAGCATTCCCAGTCAGTGCGAGCACTGCTGGAATAACTGCTATTAACACAGCAAATTTTATTTTTCTAAAGAATTCCATCAAACATTATATCACTTGAATTTTTCAACGTTACAAACATAATGCCTTTCAATATTTCCTACAATACCTATATCATGTGATATTGATAAAAAAACACTAAAACATGTTTTTAGCTTCTGAGTGAATATTGACGACTTGTTTTTTTATTGACAATGAGGTTTATTGGAGATGATTTTAAATTAGAGAAAGCGAGCCGTATAATTTATTTAATTCTTATAACTTTGCCTTTCGAGTTTTAACTGATGCTATTGATGTTTCAATCGATCTAAATAACGCAAGTATGAGTGAAGTAAAAGAGAAGAAAGCTATAATAGAGAAACTCCGAAATAAGTACCGTTTAACCATTTCAAATGAAAGTACTTTTGAGGAGGCTTTGTCTTTTCGATTATCCAGATTGAATGTGTTTACCGTAACAGGGGTGTTCTCAATTTTCTTAATTGCGTTTATAACTGTTTTGATTGCTTTTACACCTTTACGTGAATATATTCCCGGTTATCCCGATGGAAAAATGCGTCGAAATATTGAGCAAAATGCCATCTTGGTTGATTCTCTTAGCTTAGAACTTGAGAAAAGAGATCGTTTCTTTAGTGGTATTCGCAATGTAATTTCAGGTAATGACTTTGACAATGTGATGCAGGATAAAGCTGATTCTATTGTTGATCCTAAATATAAAGGTTTGCAGTTTACCCAATCGGAAAATGACTCAATATTTAGAAAAGAGCATGAAGCTGAAGAGAAATATAATTTGACACTTTCAGGCGAAAATAAAGCGCGGGGGATATCAAGTATACACTTCTTTACACCCATGAAGGGCATGGTGTCCAATCCATACGATGGGCAGTCAGGACACTATGGGGTTGATGTCGTTGGTCCGCTTAACGAACGAGTTTCGGCAGTTATGGATGGGACCGTCATTTTTGCGGAGTGGACTTTGAATACAGGTTATGTGATACAAATTCAGCATGGTAAGGATCTTGTGTCTATCTATAAACACAATCAGGAATTATTAAAAAAAGCCGGCGAATTTGTCAGAGCGGGTGAAGCGATTGCTATACTTGGAAATTCAGGAGAGCTAACTTCAGGTCCGCATTTACATTTCGAATTATGGCACAATGGAAAGGCTTTAAATCCTGAGAGTTATATCAAATTTTAAATCCTGATAAAAGATATTTGTTGTTGGGAAATCAAAAAAAAGTAAGGGACTAAATGAGTAAACATATTGCAATCTTAGGATCTACAGGTTCTATCGGAACGCAAACACTTGAGGTAGTAGAATCTAATCCGGATTTATTTGTTGTTGATGTTTTAACTGCAAATAATAATGTGGACTTGTTGATTGCCCAAGCAAAGAAATTTCAACCGAATGTTGTTGTCATTGCCAATGAGGATAAGTATGCGTATTTGTCTGATGCCTTAAAGGATGAGGATATTAAGGTTTATGCAGGTATTGATGCGATTTGCCAGGTTGTGGGCATGTCGTCGGTGAATATTGTGGTAACAGCTATGGTTGGCTACTCTGGTTTGTTACCTACTATAAAAGCTATTGAAGCTAAAAAAAATATTGCCCTTGCCAATAAAGAAACGCTGGTTGTAGCGGGTGAAATTATTCAGAAATTGGCTTTGGAAAACGGCGTGAGTATTTACCCTGTAGATTCGGAACATTCGGCTATTTTTCAATGTTTAATTGGTGAATTCGAGAATCCGGTTGAAAAAATATACCTTACGGCTTCAGGAGGTCCCTTCCGTGGAAAGGATAGAAAATTCCTTGAAAGTGTTACGTCTAAACAAGCCCTTAAACACCCCAATTGGGATATGGGAGCAAAGATCACAATTGATTCAGCCAGTATGATGAATAAGGGTTTTGAGGTGATTGAAGCTAAATGGCTTTTCGATCTGAAACCTGAGCAGATTGATGTGATTGTTCATCCTCAATCTATCATCCATTCTTTGGTGCAATTCAAGGATTCATCCATGAAAGCTCAAATGGGTTTACCCGATATGAAGCTTCCAATTCAGTTTGCATTGACTTATCCTAAACGTTTGGAAACGAGCTTTGAACGTTTTAATTTTCTTGATTATCCCCACTTGAGTTTTGAGCCTGTTGATACGCATGTGTTTAGAAATTTAGCTTTGGCTTACGAAGCGATGAATAGAGGGGGGAATATGCCTTGTATTATCAACGCAGCCAATGAGATCATGGTCGAAGCTTTTTTGAGAGATCAGGTTGGCTTCCTTCAGATGAGTGATATTATTGAAACTTGCATGCAAAAAGCGAGTTTTATCGCCCGGCCAGTTTACGAGGATTATGTTGCTAGTGATGCTGAAGTTAGGGAATTAGCTGCCTCTTTGTTATAAAATTCTTACCTTGCCGTGATTTTTAATTGAACAGTCAATGGAATTGAGGAGGTTCGATTTTTGAGTACAATCCTGATTTTTTAGGATGCTTAATTTGTTAAAAGAAATTAAATGGAAATATTAATAAGAGTATCTCAGTTTCTTCTGAGTTTGTCTATTTTGGTGGTTCTCCACGAATTGGGACATTTTGTTTTTGCAAAAATTTTTAAAGCACGTGTTGAGAAATTCTACATGTTTTTTAATCCGGGTTTTTCCCTTTTTAAATATAAGAAAGGTGAAACTGAATATGGTATTGGATGGATTCCTCTAGGGGGTTATGTGAAGATATCAGGTATGATTGATGAGTCAATGGATAAGGAGCAATTGGCATTGCCACCAGAGCCATACGAGTTTCGTTCGAAACCAGCTTACCAAAGACTTCTGATTATGGTTGGTGGCGTTTTGGTGAACTTTATTCTTGCCTTTGTCATTTATATTTCGGTTCTATTTGCCTGGGGAGATGCGTATCTTCCTGCTGAGAATGTGAAATATGGTTATGTGTGCGACTCTTTGGCGCAGAGTATTGGTTTGCAAAACGGAGATAAGATTCTTGAATTGGACCATCAAAAGCAGGTGAAATATTCGGATATTTTAACCAATATTCTTTTGAATAGTCCTCAAAGCATGCAAGTTGAGCGAGAAGGGGAGATGATTGATATTGCTATCCCGTCAACTTTTGTAAAAGATCTACTTGCTAAGAGTAGTAAAGGGTTTTCAATGTCCCCTGTGATTCAGCCTCGTCTCCCTTTACAACCCTTTGTGATTAGTGGATTTTCTAAGGAATCAATGGCCAAAGAAGCTGGAGTAAAAAAAGGGGATGAAGTCCTCCTTGTGAATGGAAAGGATTTCGAGTTCTTTGATGAATACTTGGCTTATCTCCAAACTCTAAAAGGTCAAACAGTAATGCTTACTGTTAAGCGCGATGGTGAAGTTCATGAGATTTCATCGAAATTAGATGAAGAAGCTAAGTTGGGTGTCTCAATAAAACCTTATAATCATTTTGAATTTGCAGCAATTGAGTATAGCTTTTTAGAAGCGATTCCTGCTGGGATTAACAAAGGCGTTGATAAATTGCAATCGTATTTGAAGCAATTTAAATTGATCTTCTCATCAGAAACGAAAGGCTATAAATCTATCGGTGGTTTTGGAACCATCGCTAGTATTTTTCCGGGCGTTTGGGATTGGCATGCCTTCTGGAACCTGACAGCCTTCTTGTCAATTATTTTGGCAATCATGAATATTTTACCGATTCCAGCATTGGATGGAGGGCATGTGATGTTCTTGTTGTACGAAATTATCACCCGACGTAAGCCTGGGGATAAGTTTATGGAATATGCTCAAATTGGAGGTATGATTATTTTGTTTGGCTTGCTAATTTTCGCCAATGCAAATGATATCATGAAAGCTTTCAATTAGGTTGAATGGAGTGTATTTCAGCGATCTGTCTTGATACTTTAGATGAAAATACTATATTTGTGACATCTAAAACTTAAAAAAAAACTTATGAACCTTTTTGTTATAGCCGGAATGGTTGGACCATGGCAAGTTGTTATCATTGTATTTGCTCTTGTACTTTTGTTTGGGGGTAAAAAAATTCCTGAATTGATGAAGGGCTTAGGTCAAGGAATGAAAGAGTTTAAAAAGGCTACTGAATCCGAAGACAAGGAAAAAGACAAGGACGAAGAGGATAAAAAAGATAAATAATAAATAAAGGCAGGTTATAAAACCTGCCTTTTTTATGTCGCTGACTTTTAAGAGTTATTCGTCTCTTTTTAGGGGCTTTTAAGAATTGATATAATTACTACAATATTGCGTGTTTTTTGAACTGAGACAAGGATAAAATGCTTATCTTAATTCCGCCAAAATACATACTAAAATTTGAAGTGATTATCCTCTATGAGATATACAACACCAGCTTTTAAAGTCTTATTAATTATCGGAGTTATACTAAGTTCTTTTTATGCCAGCTTGGCTATCGATAAGACAAAGTCTTCTTGTTTAGTGAGATCTGAAGGTATCGAAAGAGGCGAAAGCAAAAAGTCTGAACTCAATGGGAAATCGGTTCATAACAATCCTATCCCTGTTTTTTCAAAGGAAGAATATGTCTGGCGTTTTGACAAGCTGAACGAGGCATGCCCCATACAGCTCGATTTTAATGATATTGTGAAGCGATATATCGATGTTTATTCGGTTCGTCATCGCGATAAAACCGCTCGGATTTTAGGTCTAAGCGAAATTTACTTTCCAATTTTTGAGGAATACCTTGATAAGTACGGTCTGCCTCTCGAATTAAAATACATTGCCGTTATTGAGTCGGCTTTAAATCCTAAAGCAAAGTCTCGATCGGGAGCGACGGGTTTGTGGCAGTTCATGTTTCATGCCAGCCGAATGTTCGATTTGAAAATCAATTCTTATGTTGATGAAAGAATGGATCCGGTAAAGTCAACAGATGCGGCTTGTAAATACCTGCAATATTTGTATCGCATATTTGGGGATTGGCAATTGACAATTGCGGCTTATAATGGAGGTCCTGGAGTTGTGCGTGACGCGATAAAGGCATCGGGAGGCAAAACGAATTTTTGGGATATTGCCCCTTTTCTACCCGAGCAAACCCAAAAGTATTTACCTGCTTTCATAGCTGTTAACTATGTGATGACTTACAATCAGGATCACAATATCATACCCGAACATTTAAAGTTCTCTTACCTGAAACTTTCGGATGTCAACGTAAAAGAACCTTTGTCTCTGATGAATGTTTCAAAAGAATTGGATATTTCTATTGAGGATTTAAGGCGATTAAACCCAATTTATAAACTTGATTTTATTCCTAAAAGTGAATTGCCGGCTAGGTTGACTTTGCCGGTTGATAAAGTAGCCGCTTTTATTAATGAAGAATCAAGATTATATGCAGCCCCTCAAAAAAAAGTTCTGTATCACGACTTAGAAAAGAACATGTCGTCAACACGCGGCAAAAGGTGTATTGTTCACATCGTTCAGGCGGGTGAGTTTTTTCATAAAATAGCAATGAAATATTCATGCACCAGTGAGAATATCAAAACATGGAATAATTTGAGAGGAGATATTCTTCATATTGGCCAGAAACTTAAGGTTTGGGTACCGGTCTCTCAAAGCAGTTCCAATACCATGAAAAATTTAGATTTATTGGATTTAGTTCATGTCTCAGGATACAATGATCAGAATTCAAAATCGACAAATACGCATATCAGTATGCTTACTAATTCGTATTGATCAAGGGAGTTTAAGTAAAAATAAAACAAGAATATATAATTAAAATATCAGTTATGAAATCTATAATAAAATTTGGTGTCGTTTGTTTAATTCTTGTTACAAGCATCAGTTCTTGTAAGAAAACCACAAAGGGATTAATGCCAACAGTTACGGGGCAGTCGGGAGAGATTGTCATTTTAAGTAGTATGGCATTATGGGAAGGTGTCGTTGGCGATTCGATAAAAACAATTTTTAATGATATTCAAGTTGGGATGCCACAGGATGAGGCCGTAATGGATCTTTTTCACCTGAATCATGAGGCCTTTACCAGTATGTTTAAAACACATAGAAGTA
This genomic window contains:
- a CDS encoding M23 family metallopeptidase, whose translation is MSEVKEKKAIIEKLRNKYRLTISNESTFEEALSFRLSRLNVFTVTGVFSIFLIAFITVLIAFTPLREYIPGYPDGKMRRNIEQNAILVDSLSLELEKRDRFFSGIRNVISGNDFDNVMQDKADSIVDPKYKGLQFTQSENDSIFRKEHEAEEKYNLTLSGENKARGISSIHFFTPMKGMVSNPYDGQSGHYGVDVVGPLNERVSAVMDGTVIFAEWTLNTGYVIQIQHGKDLVSIYKHNQELLKKAGEFVRAGEAIAILGNSGELTSGPHLHFELWHNGKALNPESYIKF
- a CDS encoding 1-deoxy-D-xylulose-5-phosphate reductoisomerase; the protein is MSKHIAILGSTGSIGTQTLEVVESNPDLFVVDVLTANNNVDLLIAQAKKFQPNVVVIANEDKYAYLSDALKDEDIKVYAGIDAICQVVGMSSVNIVVTAMVGYSGLLPTIKAIEAKKNIALANKETLVVAGEIIQKLALENGVSIYPVDSEHSAIFQCLIGEFENPVEKIYLTASGGPFRGKDRKFLESVTSKQALKHPNWDMGAKITIDSASMMNKGFEVIEAKWLFDLKPEQIDVIVHPQSIIHSLVQFKDSSMKAQMGLPDMKLPIQFALTYPKRLETSFERFNFLDYPHLSFEPVDTHVFRNLALAYEAMNRGGNMPCIINAANEIMVEAFLRDQVGFLQMSDIIETCMQKASFIARPVYEDYVASDAEVRELAASLL
- the rseP gene encoding RIP metalloprotease RseP; its protein translation is MEILIRVSQFLLSLSILVVLHELGHFVFAKIFKARVEKFYMFFNPGFSLFKYKKGETEYGIGWIPLGGYVKISGMIDESMDKEQLALPPEPYEFRSKPAYQRLLIMVGGVLVNFILAFVIYISVLFAWGDAYLPAENVKYGYVCDSLAQSIGLQNGDKILELDHQKQVKYSDILTNILLNSPQSMQVEREGEMIDIAIPSTFVKDLLAKSSKGFSMSPVIQPRLPLQPFVISGFSKESMAKEAGVKKGDEVLLVNGKDFEFFDEYLAYLQTLKGQTVMLTVKRDGEVHEISSKLDEEAKLGVSIKPYNHFEFAAIEYSFLEAIPAGINKGVDKLQSYLKQFKLIFSSETKGYKSIGGFGTIASIFPGVWDWHAFWNLTAFLSIILAIMNILPIPALDGGHVMFLLYEIITRRKPGDKFMEYAQIGGMIILFGLLIFANANDIMKAFN
- a CDS encoding Sec-independent protein translocase subunit TatA/TatB is translated as MNLFVIAGMVGPWQVVIIVFALVLLFGGKKIPELMKGLGQGMKEFKKATESEDKEKDKDEEDKKDK
- a CDS encoding lytic transglycosylase domain-containing protein; the encoded protein is MRYTTPAFKVLLIIGVILSSFYASLAIDKTKSSCLVRSEGIERGESKKSELNGKSVHNNPIPVFSKEEYVWRFDKLNEACPIQLDFNDIVKRYIDVYSVRHRDKTARILGLSEIYFPIFEEYLDKYGLPLELKYIAVIESALNPKAKSRSGATGLWQFMFHASRMFDLKINSYVDERMDPVKSTDAACKYLQYLYRIFGDWQLTIAAYNGGPGVVRDAIKASGGKTNFWDIAPFLPEQTQKYLPAFIAVNYVMTYNQDHNIIPEHLKFSYLKLSDVNVKEPLSLMNVSKELDISIEDLRRLNPIYKLDFIPKSELPARLTLPVDKVAAFINEESRLYAAPQKKVLYHDLEKNMSSTRGKRCIVHIVQAGEFFHKIAMKYSCTSENIKTWNNLRGDILHIGQKLKVWVPVSQSSSNTMKNLDLLDLVHVSGYNDQNSKSTNTHISMLTNSY